Proteins from a genomic interval of Deltaproteobacteria bacterium:
- the infB gene encoding translation initiation factor IF-2 has product MSKKRVHELAKEYGLDTREVLQRLQNAGVDAKSHSSSVYEEEARQILGKTKADEAAEAAAASPRRPGMMIVKKRQDIKPRVETAKVDATVANMPVITAPVGKIAKEQINENIDTVVKEIEKPATTKEEVTKTMVAIPPEAKAEVRSSKPSTRASSAPVTSTQKDSRERKDNRHTEGRNKPSSTHGGPQEKERKHNNHQSRHQHGHSRNHGQQQSKSGGASQNSSTPSRSRPGVATVVRMIDREKLMERVPSRRLGGSSGGSSGSGSGSGSHSGGGHQGQNDRRPSSNNGPAQRFGQVTELKVVTDPFGRGREMINVGRDRKSKSPPSGKVSKKERAPSKRDLLEMRERVLHPARLKRKKSAVKGIKKQDVIERKASKRIIRMKESIIVADFAHQLGVKVTEIISKLMGLGMMITQNQSIDLDTATLLAAEYEYTVESTAFNEENALEALDATKEDEDQQSRPPVVTVMGHVDHGKTSLLDAIRASRIAAGEAGGITQHIGAYQVDVAEKGKITFLDTPGHAAFTSMRARGAQVTDIVVLVVAADDGVMPQTEEAVKHAQAAKVPIIVAVNKIDRPDAKPDRVMQELASKFDLTPEAWGGQTLYVNTSAIKGQGINDLLDAILLQAEVLELKASANRAAVGVVLEAKLDRGRGPVATVLVQTGTLKRSDSIVVGEYVGKVRAMQDDQGSSLDSAGPSAAVEITGIEGVPAAGDTVHTVASEKTAREIITHRIQRKNQEAAQRSAVTLEDMMKRMQDADDLEVKVILKADVQGSVEAVKEALLGLVTPEVKVTIVLAGVGGIKESDITLAAASKGIVVGFNVRPDNNARELAEREGVQIRSYNIIYEVIEDVRLAMQGLLAPETREKLLGHAEVREVFRITKVGQIAGCRLIDGKALRAARVRVLRDSVQIHDGSVSSLKHFKNDVREVDAGQECGVGVQDYNDIKVGDMLEFYQIEEIARVLHAPVTSGKRHDGGSGASATP; this is encoded by the coding sequence ATGAGCAAGAAGCGAGTACATGAATTGGCAAAAGAGTATGGGCTTGACACTCGAGAAGTGTTACAGCGCCTGCAAAATGCAGGAGTAGACGCAAAAAGTCACTCTAGCTCTGTTTATGAAGAAGAAGCCCGGCAGATACTTGGCAAAACAAAAGCTGATGAAGCAGCTGAAGCCGCAGCAGCATCGCCAAGACGCCCGGGCATGATGATTGTTAAAAAACGACAAGATATTAAACCTAGGGTTGAAACTGCAAAGGTTGATGCCACGGTAGCTAATATGCCAGTGATTACAGCGCCAGTTGGAAAGATAGCCAAAGAGCAAATTAATGAGAATATTGACACTGTCGTAAAAGAAATAGAAAAACCAGCAACAACTAAAGAAGAAGTCACAAAAACTATGGTTGCCATACCCCCTGAAGCAAAGGCTGAGGTGAGATCATCCAAGCCGTCAACCAGAGCTTCATCAGCACCTGTCACATCTACACAAAAAGACTCACGAGAGCGCAAAGACAATAGGCACACCGAAGGTAGGAACAAGCCATCTTCGACGCACGGCGGTCCTCAAGAAAAAGAGCGTAAACATAATAACCATCAATCTCGCCATCAACATGGCCATTCACGCAATCATGGCCAGCAGCAGTCAAAATCTGGTGGGGCTTCACAAAATTCTTCAACACCTTCACGATCACGACCAGGTGTAGCCACTGTTGTACGTATGATTGATCGTGAGAAATTGATGGAACGCGTTCCAAGTCGGCGACTTGGCGGCAGCAGTGGTGGTAGTAGTGGTAGTGGTAGTGGTAGTGGTAGTCATTCAGGTGGCGGCCATCAAGGTCAAAATGATCGAAGACCATCATCAAACAATGGTCCGGCACAGCGTTTTGGTCAAGTTACCGAACTTAAAGTTGTGACGGATCCTTTTGGTCGCGGTCGTGAAATGATTAATGTTGGTCGCGATCGTAAATCTAAATCGCCACCTTCTGGTAAGGTTTCAAAAAAAGAACGTGCACCGAGTAAGCGTGATTTACTCGAGATGCGTGAACGAGTGCTTCACCCAGCAAGATTGAAGCGTAAAAAGTCGGCGGTAAAAGGCATCAAGAAACAGGATGTTATCGAGCGTAAAGCTTCAAAACGCATTATTCGTATGAAAGAAAGCATAATTGTTGCCGATTTTGCGCATCAGCTTGGTGTTAAAGTTACTGAAATCATCTCAAAACTCATGGGTTTGGGGATGATGATAACACAAAATCAATCAATTGATTTAGATACAGCAACGTTGCTTGCTGCTGAATACGAGTACACTGTTGAATCAACGGCTTTTAATGAAGAAAATGCGCTTGAAGCATTAGATGCTACTAAAGAAGACGAAGACCAGCAATCACGTCCACCAGTTGTTACAGTAATGGGGCACGTTGATCATGGTAAAACTTCTTTACTTGATGCTATTCGTGCTTCACGCATAGCTGCAGGTGAAGCTGGTGGCATCACCCAACATATTGGTGCATATCAAGTTGACGTAGCAGAAAAGGGCAAAATTACTTTTCTTGATACCCCAGGTCATGCAGCATTTACTTCTATGCGTGCCCGTGGCGCTCAAGTTACTGATATTGTTGTATTGGTTGTCGCCGCTGACGATGGTGTTATGCCGCAAACTGAAGAAGCGGTAAAGCATGCTCAAGCGGCTAAGGTACCTATTATTGTTGCGGTCAATAAAATTGATCGTCCTGATGCTAAGCCTGATCGGGTTATGCAAGAGCTTGCTTCTAAGTTTGACTTAACCCCTGAAGCGTGGGGTGGACAAACTCTCTATGTAAATACCTCAGCGATTAAGGGACAAGGTATTAATGATTTGCTTGATGCAATATTGCTACAAGCCGAAGTTTTAGAGCTTAAAGCAAGTGCTAATCGAGCCGCAGTTGGTGTAGTTTTAGAGGCAAAACTCGATCGTGGTCGAGGTCCGGTTGCTACTGTATTAGTACAAACAGGTACATTAAAACGAAGTGATTCGATAGTTGTTGGCGAGTATGTTGGTAAAGTACGAGCCATGCAAGATGATCAAGGCAGTAGTTTAGACTCTGCGGGCCCATCTGCAGCAGTTGAAATCACTGGTATCGAAGGTGTTCCGGCAGCAGGTGATACTGTACATACGGTTGCTTCAGAGAAAACTGCACGTGAAATTATTACTCATCGTATACAACGTAAGAACCAAGAAGCGGCTCAGCGCAGTGCGGTTACGCTTGAAGATATGATGAAGCGTATGCAAGACGCTGATGACCTTGAAGTCAAAGTTATTTTAAAAGCTGACGTGCAAGGTTCAGTTGAAGCAGTTAAAGAAGCCTTGCTTGGTTTAGTAACGCCTGAAGTTAAAGTCACCATAGTTTTAGCGGGTGTCGGCGGTATTAAAGAATCTGATATTACTTTAGCCGCTGCATCTAAAGGTATAGTTGTTGGCTTTAATGTTCGTCCCGATAACAATGCTCGCGAGCTGGCAGAGCGTGAAGGCGTACAAATTCGTAGCTACAATATTATTTATGAAGTGATTGAAGATGTTCGTCTTGCAATGCAAGGTTTATTGGCACCAGAAACTCGTGAGAAACTACTTGGTCATGCAGAAGTGCGTGAAGTCTTTCGTATTACCAAGGTTGGTCAAATTGCTGGATGCCGCTTAATAGATGGCAAAGCATTACGTGCAGCTCGTGTACGCGTATTACGTGATAGCGTACAAATTCACGATGGTTCGGTTTCTTCTTTGAAACATTTCAAAAATGACGTACGAGAAGTTGATGCAGGCCAAGAATGTGGTGTCGGCGTGCAGGATTATAACGACATCAAAGTTGGCGATATGCTTGAGTTCTATCAAATTGAAGAAATCGCACGTGTATTGCATGCACCAGTAACTAGTGGCAAACGTCATGACGGTGGTTCGGGTGCATCAGCAACCCCATAA
- a CDS encoding DUF503 domain-containing protein, translated as MIVGVMELTMALYDNDSLKDKRSVVKRTIGRLQSNFNIAAAEVEDQDCTDHAVLGIVAVGNDRRYVQGLLDKVEHFVIKMALADVLDAHKIIENY; from the coding sequence ATGATTGTTGGAGTCATGGAATTAACCATGGCGTTGTATGACAACGATTCATTAAAAGATAAGCGATCAGTAGTTAAAAGGACAATCGGTCGCTTACAGAGTAATTTTAATATTGCTGCAGCCGAAGTCGAAGATCAAGATTGCACAGATCATGCGGTGCTTGGGATTGTTGCTGTAGGTAATGATCGTCGTTACGTTCAAGGATTACTCGATAAAGTTGAGCATTTCGTTATTAAAATGGCGCTAGCAGATGTGCTCGATGCTCATAAGATTATTGAGAATTATTAA
- a CDS encoding GAF domain-containing protein, translated as MVAFTKKQKPTIIAVTDHSRLHHAVNRPKVSSSLNTIMHSNNVNDIGKILVIGDTSFAQETTEIANNLNASVIAVTDLRHALKYLRIITIELCLVDIDFLQADAVTVIDTLTQKEPETVVVSVATTNSLKRAVATLRAGAFDILQRPLIETELVDILNQTSKYRYHQYIGKLCSAIHDVFSAEREHLPEFIVKNAAFVMNADEASLLLPDGEGRLYVAHSTNPHAIQTAGQSIPMDSCVAGRIATKRTPVVLNGGLNGDLRFNNIPQANRPLSSIVYPLFRGVSLVGVLTLNRRPAHRPFIQRDLDRADLLAHQVAIALDNLRRIHTMAGASRLGAVGQLAAGMVHEINNPLSCILANLELVRYELDHINNDNEDNNYQSDKNTLENIKQMIASAENGASRIMEIARDVRLISRSEKTDSSVFDLGDAVRSALRIAGAQMRCTAAIELDLAPNLSISANPGQIAEVVLHLLMNAEEAMRAPTCTKRELKIKAQRNDNQVLLHIIDTGPGILPTSLSRVFEPFFTTKANDGHTGLGLSICREIIQQHNGALHVTSNSDNGTEFTIMLPFISSSEP; from the coding sequence ATGGTAGCTTTTACAAAAAAGCAAAAACCTACTATTATTGCTGTTACTGATCATTCTCGACTTCATCATGCGGTAAATAGGCCAAAAGTGTCATCTTCATTAAATACTATAATGCATAGCAACAATGTTAACGACATCGGTAAAATACTAGTTATTGGTGATACTTCATTTGCCCAAGAAACTACTGAAATTGCCAATAATCTAAATGCAAGTGTCATTGCTGTTACTGACCTTAGGCATGCATTGAAGTACTTACGCATTATTACTATTGAATTATGTCTAGTTGATATTGATTTTCTACAAGCAGACGCAGTTACTGTAATTGATACGTTAACTCAAAAAGAACCTGAAACTGTAGTTGTTTCAGTTGCAACCACTAATTCTTTAAAGCGAGCAGTAGCAACACTTCGTGCTGGTGCATTTGATATATTGCAGCGTCCACTGATTGAAACAGAACTAGTTGATATATTGAATCAAACATCTAAATATCGCTACCATCAGTATATTGGCAAATTATGTAGTGCCATTCACGATGTATTCAGTGCTGAGCGTGAACATTTACCTGAATTCATCGTTAAAAATGCTGCTTTTGTTATGAATGCCGATGAAGCATCACTGCTTTTACCTGATGGTGAAGGAAGATTGTATGTAGCTCACTCAACAAATCCTCATGCTATTCAAACTGCAGGTCAAAGCATACCTATGGATTCATGTGTTGCCGGCCGTATAGCAACTAAACGAACTCCTGTTGTATTAAATGGCGGACTTAATGGTGACTTGCGATTCAATAACATTCCTCAAGCAAACCGTCCCCTAAGCAGTATTGTTTATCCGCTGTTTCGTGGAGTATCGCTTGTTGGTGTCTTAACTCTTAATCGTCGACCAGCACATCGTCCTTTTATTCAACGCGACCTAGATCGTGCAGATTTATTGGCTCATCAAGTGGCTATAGCTCTTGATAATTTACGTAGAATACACACTATGGCTGGTGCTTCGCGTCTTGGTGCAGTTGGCCAACTAGCCGCAGGTATGGTGCACGAAATAAATAATCCTCTCTCATGCATTTTGGCTAATTTAGAATTAGTCCGCTACGAACTTGACCATATAAATAATGATAACGAAGACAACAATTACCAAAGCGATAAGAATACACTCGAAAATATTAAGCAAATGATTGCCAGCGCTGAAAATGGCGCTTCACGCATTATGGAAATTGCGCGCGATGTCCGGCTAATATCGCGTAGTGAAAAAACTGATTCATCAGTATTTGACTTAGGTGATGCTGTACGTTCTGCTTTGCGTATCGCTGGCGCACAAATGCGTTGTACCGCAGCTATTGAACTTGATTTGGCTCCTAATTTATCTATCTCTGCAAATCCGGGACAAATAGCAGAAGTTGTTTTACATCTGCTTATGAACGCTGAAGAAGCCATGCGAGCGCCAACATGTACAAAACGTGAACTTAAAATTAAAGCACAACGAAATGATAATCAAGTATTACTACATATTATTGATACTGGTCCTGGAATTTTACCCACTAGCCTTTCACGTGTTTTTGAACCATTTTTTACCACTAAAGCCAATGATGGACATACTGGTTTAGGTTTAAGCATATGCCGAGAAATTATTCAGCAACACAATGGCGCTTTGCATGTTACTTCTAACTCAGATAATGGAACCGAATTTACTATTATGTTACCTTTTATATCTTCCTCTGAACCATAA
- a CDS encoding ABC transporter ATP-binding protein: MVSVKNLTFDYPGTRALDDVSFELVPQSITALVGPNGAGKTTLLRCLAALEEPMTGEIVINGIDTIAKPRLCHSQVGYLSDFFGLYDELTVYHCLQHAAAMRGFKGQKVYDYTHKTAARLDLTDKLTKHASELSRGWRQRLAIAQAIIHDPKILLLDEPASGLDPEARHSLATLFLELKDSGMTLLVSSHILAELEEYSTNMLVLREGKITDCSQTNFISNKSENIAACVINLVQPINDLEQQLSSIDGLSDISCKELSARFLYTNDAEAQHKLLRQLIERDLPICGFMIEKRSMQDVYLSIKDKHDKEYSK; encoded by the coding sequence ATTGTATCAGTAAAAAATCTGACTTTTGATTACCCAGGGACACGGGCTTTAGATGATGTTTCGTTTGAACTCGTACCGCAAAGTATTACGGCTTTAGTCGGTCCGAATGGTGCCGGTAAAACAACATTATTACGTTGTTTGGCAGCATTAGAAGAACCAATGACTGGTGAGATTGTAATTAATGGTATAGATACGATTGCAAAGCCGCGTTTATGTCATAGCCAAGTCGGCTATCTTTCTGATTTTTTTGGTCTCTATGATGAACTCACCGTTTATCATTGTTTGCAACACGCCGCAGCGATGCGGGGTTTTAAAGGTCAAAAAGTTTATGATTATACTCATAAGACTGCGGCACGATTAGATTTAACCGATAAACTCACCAAACATGCCAGCGAATTATCTCGTGGCTGGCGACAACGCCTTGCTATTGCACAGGCGATAATACATGATCCAAAAATATTGTTGCTTGATGAACCAGCATCTGGTCTTGATCCCGAAGCTAGGCATTCTCTCGCAACATTATTTTTAGAGCTTAAAGATAGCGGGATGACACTTTTAGTTTCTTCGCATATTCTCGCAGAGTTAGAAGAATACTCAACCAATATGTTGGTTTTGCGTGAAGGTAAAATAACTGATTGTAGCCAAACTAATTTTATTTCGAATAAATCTGAAAATATTGCAGCCTGTGTGATAAATTTGGTGCAACCAATTAATGATTTAGAACAGCAACTCAGTAGCATTGATGGACTAAGTGATATTAGTTGTAAAGAATTATCAGCACGTTTTTTATATACCAATGATGCTGAAGCTCAGCATAAGTTATTGCGTCAATTAATTGAACGCGACTTGCCAATTTGCGGTTTTATGATTGAAAAACGTAGCATGCAAGATGTGTATCTATCAATTAAAGATAAGCACGATAAGGAGTACAGCAAGTGA
- a CDS encoding peptidoglycan-binding protein: MGTTYIVKQGDYLAKIAQKNGYHNWRTIYNHKDNTSFRQKRPNPNILLAGDKLILPDKILKEVSCQTEKRHTFRLKTEKIKLKIVLKDMAGKGISYKKYLLETSTKTYERTQAEDLFLARKGIVEETLSLEEDNLKLKVWLDEMESDEQNNDDQPHFEWEIKLGDLDPLEEISGIKARLNNLGFTCGEVDNNKDEHLTKAIENFQTWHSIKPSGKLDLPTQKKIAEQHGS; encoded by the coding sequence ATGGGAACAACCTATATAGTTAAGCAAGGTGATTATTTAGCAAAAATTGCCCAAAAAAATGGATACCATAACTGGCGCACTATTTATAACCATAAAGACAATACTTCGTTTCGTCAAAAACGACCAAATCCTAATATTCTTTTGGCCGGTGATAAACTGATTTTGCCGGATAAAATTCTTAAAGAAGTTTCGTGCCAAACTGAAAAAAGGCATACCTTTAGGCTAAAAACCGAAAAGATAAAATTAAAGATAGTATTAAAAGATATGGCTGGCAAAGGCATCAGCTATAAAAAATATTTACTTGAGACCTCTACAAAAACTTATGAACGAACACAAGCTGAAGATTTATTTTTAGCGCGTAAGGGTATAGTTGAAGAAACATTATCGCTTGAAGAAGATAATTTGAAATTAAAAGTTTGGCTTGATGAAATGGAGTCTGATGAACAAAACAATGATGACCAGCCCCATTTCGAGTGGGAAATAAAACTCGGTGACTTAGACCCACTCGAAGAAATCTCTGGAATTAAGGCAAGGTTGAACAATTTAGGCTTTACCTGCGGAGAAGTTGACAATAATAAAGATGAACATCTAACAAAAGCAATAGAAAATTTTCAAACTTGGCACAGCATTAAACCAAGCGGTAAGCTAGATTTGCCAACTCAGAAAAAAATTGCTGAACAACACGGTAGCTAA
- a CDS encoding YbgC/FadM family acyl-CoA thioesterase: MQEHQLQVKIYLEDTDAQGIVYHANYLKYCERCRTDMLAGNNGPSLGQWQARGYLFVVHELHIKYKVPAHLHDVLLVKTTLERTSNYRLTFKHDVRRQSDDTLLVQVEAIVVAVSNEGQLRELPEGLLIG; encoded by the coding sequence ATGCAAGAGCATCAATTACAAGTTAAAATTTATCTCGAAGACACCGATGCTCAGGGTATCGTTTACCACGCAAACTATCTTAAATATTGCGAACGCTGTCGCACTGATATGTTAGCTGGCAATAACGGACCAAGCTTGGGACAATGGCAAGCTCGCGGCTATCTATTTGTGGTGCATGAGTTGCACATTAAATACAAAGTGCCTGCGCATTTGCATGATGTTTTGTTAGTTAAAACTACTCTAGAGCGCACATCTAATTACCGGCTTACCTTTAAACATGACGTACGCCGTCAAAGTGACGATACTCTTTTAGTGCAAGTTGAAGCTATTGTTGTTGCGGTTAGTAATGAGGGCCAACTGCGCGAGTTGCCTGAGGGGCTGTTGATTGGTTAA
- the pta gene encoding phosphate acetyltransferase — protein sequence MPRTLLLAPVGHHVGLDTVCLGLVRALDREGVRVAFVKPIDAFDGDRLGALMQLGAHLSPPAPIARSTVETLLASGDDQTLMEQVVEVCNKAAANADVLIAAGMIPEPDMVYSNRINNLMLKALDAELILVAAPHGQKPEHLTDIVAITARGFGSFAEDQQINCILNRVCTSPKKVGAAHDLGPLSGECGDCRGATLEDKGEAFHKALQAEKINTLAIVPCQRALAAPRVKDIAQALNATFLHEGDAEKRRVHDVALAAMTVANAAKYFKLGTLVITPGDREDILLAAALTVKSGTPLAGILLTGGLTPKENIMALCKPALDAGLTILAVNDGSYAAATRVGTINHKIPNDDSERLEISMNLVADNLDRIWVKSLTSNVRIPRLSPPAFRYRLIEAARAANKRIVLPEGSEPRTIEAAAIAQERGIARCVLLGNPDEIQAIAKKQGISLPSSIEFIDTEKVAAKYIEPLVELRKHKGMTPEIAAGELSDSIVVGTMMMVLDEADGLVSGAVHTTAHTIRPALQLIKTLPECSLVSSVFFMCLPEQVLVFGDCAVNPNPTAEQLADIAIQSADSAIAFGIPAKVAMLSYSTGVSGAGEEVNKVKLATELALKKRPDLAIDGPLQYDAAIMPDVARKKAPKSKVAGQATVFIFPDLDAGNVTYKAVQRSANVVSIGPMLQGLKKPVNDLSRGCLVDDIVFTIAITAIQAEQAKARKLK from the coding sequence ATGCCACGAACTCTTCTTCTTGCTCCTGTTGGCCATCATGTTGGCCTTGATACTGTTTGTCTTGGTCTCGTACGTGCTCTTGATAGAGAAGGCGTACGTGTTGCCTTTGTAAAACCTATCGATGCCTTTGATGGTGATCGCCTTGGCGCTTTAATGCAGTTAGGCGCTCATTTATCACCACCTGCCCCTATAGCCCGCAGCACTGTCGAAACACTACTCGCCTCAGGTGATGACCAAACATTGATGGAACAAGTAGTAGAGGTGTGTAACAAGGCTGCTGCTAATGCTGATGTTCTTATTGCTGCCGGTATGATTCCTGAACCTGATATGGTCTATTCAAACCGTATCAATAACCTTATGCTAAAAGCACTTGATGCTGAACTTATTTTAGTTGCAGCCCCTCATGGTCAAAAACCAGAGCATCTGACTGATATTGTTGCAATTACGGCACGCGGCTTTGGCAGTTTTGCTGAAGATCAACAAATAAATTGTATTCTTAACCGTGTCTGCACTTCGCCGAAAAAAGTTGGCGCCGCCCATGATTTAGGCCCACTTTCTGGTGAATGTGGTGATTGCCGTGGTGCCACTTTAGAAGATAAAGGTGAGGCTTTTCATAAAGCATTACAGGCTGAAAAAATAAACACTCTCGCTATTGTTCCGTGTCAACGTGCGCTAGCTGCACCTAGAGTTAAAGATATTGCTCAAGCGCTTAACGCTACCTTTTTACATGAAGGCGATGCTGAGAAACGTCGTGTTCACGACGTTGCTTTGGCAGCCATGACTGTGGCTAATGCCGCTAAATATTTTAAACTTGGTACCTTAGTCATCACTCCAGGTGATCGCGAAGACATTTTGCTCGCTGCTGCTCTGACGGTAAAAAGTGGTACACCACTTGCCGGTATTTTACTTACCGGTGGGCTAACCCCAAAAGAGAACATCATGGCTTTATGTAAGCCAGCACTTGATGCCGGGCTAACAATACTTGCGGTAAATGACGGTAGTTATGCTGCCGCTACTCGCGTTGGCACTATAAATCATAAAATTCCCAACGATGACAGCGAACGTTTAGAAATTTCAATGAATCTTGTGGCAGATAATCTTGATCGCATTTGGGTTAAATCTTTAACCAGCAATGTTCGTATACCACGTCTTTCACCGCCGGCATTTCGTTATCGTCTTATTGAAGCTGCACGAGCAGCTAACAAGCGTATTGTACTACCTGAAGGTAGTGAACCTCGCACCATTGAAGCTGCAGCAATTGCGCAAGAGCGTGGCATTGCACGTTGTGTTCTCTTAGGCAATCCTGATGAAATACAAGCCATCGCTAAAAAACAAGGCATTAGTTTGCCTTCATCTATTGAATTTATTGACACTGAAAAAGTTGCTGCAAAATATATTGAACCTCTTGTTGAACTTCGTAAACATAAAGGTATGACTCCCGAAATCGCTGCTGGCGAGCTAAGCGACTCTATTGTCGTTGGCACCATGATGATGGTTTTAGATGAAGCAGACGGATTAGTCTCAGGTGCAGTGCATACTACTGCTCATACTATTCGTCCCGCCTTGCAACTCATTAAAACCTTACCTGAATGCAGCCTGGTCTCTAGTGTTTTCTTTATGTGTTTACCAGAACAAGTTTTGGTCTTTGGTGATTGCGCGGTTAATCCCAATCCAACAGCAGAACAACTTGCCGATATAGCAATTCAAAGTGCTGATTCAGCTATTGCTTTTGGTATCCCCGCTAAAGTTGCAATGTTATCTTATTCAACTGGTGTTAGCGGTGCCGGTGAAGAAGTTAACAAGGTAAAACTTGCTACTGAGTTAGCGCTTAAGAAACGACCTGACCTCGCTATTGATGGCCCACTACAATATGATGCCGCCATTATGCCTGATGTTGCTCGTAAAAAAGCACCAAAATCAAAAGTGGCTGGTCAAGCAACCGTATTTATATTTCCCGATCTTGATGCTGGCAATGTTACCTATAAAGCCGTACAACGCAGCGCCAATGTCGTAAGTATCGGGCCAATGTTGCAAGGTCTTAAAAAACCAGTTAATGACTTAAGCCGCGGTTGCTTGGTTGATGATATTGTCTTCACCATCGCCATTACTGCAATTCAGGCTGAACAAGCAAAAGCGCGCAAATTAAAATAA